In Sulfurihydrogenibium subterraneum DSM 15120, a single window of DNA contains:
- a CDS encoding GTP-binding protein: MAEKKIKIVISGPYAAGKTQFINTISEIETVKTEAKTTKAGEKEKKDHTTVAMDFGRIKIDDEHTLYLFGTPGQSRFDFMWDILGKGMVGLVVLVDSTDPATFHEARRIINYFESRYPAPFVVGCNKQDLKGAWSTEDIRTALDLGEEIKVLPLIATDKENVKIVLLELLEEIGKYL, translated from the coding sequence ATGGCAGAGAAAAAGATAAAAATAGTAATATCGGGTCCTTACGCAGCAGGTAAAACCCAGTTTATAAATACTATCAGCGAAATAGAAACAGTAAAAACTGAGGCAAAGACTACGAAAGCAGGAGAAAAAGAGAAAAAAGACCATACTACAGTAGCAATGGACTTCGGTAGAATAAAAATAGATGATGAACACACACTTTATCTTTTCGGAACACCTGGACAATCAAGATTTGATTTTATGTGGGATATTTTAGGTAAAGGTATGGTAGGATTAGTTGTTTTAGTTGATAGTACAGACCCAGCAACATTCCACGAGGCAAGAAGGATAATTAACTATTTTGAATCAAGGTATCCAGCTCCTTTTGTGGTTGGTTGTAATAAACAGGATCTAAAAGGTGCTTGGAGTACAGAAGATATAAGAACTGCATTAGATTTGGGAGAAGAGATAAAGGTTTTACCTCTGATTGCAACAGATAAAGAAAACGTAAAAATAGTTTTACTTGAATTGTTAGAAGAAATAGGTAAATATCTATAA
- a CDS encoding class II fructose-bisphosphate aldolase, giving the protein MATIFENIQQLNERLKDVVSVENGKVSILDEKKLREEVIDDLIYTAVFSKDYDLKEEVKYLIREIANEFGAIAASIHDLYMAVGRGETKNFTTPAVNIRGMTYDVARRMFKVALKNDIGAMIFEIAKSEIEYTYQRPSEYATCVLAAAIKEGYKGPVFIQGDHFQFSAKKYFENPEKELQAIKDLTKEAISAGFYNIDIDPSTLVDYSKESLKDQQYHNYLNTAKMTDYIREIQPEGINVSIGAEIGHIGGKNSTVEEFEAFMEGYLQTITEQIGISKISVQTGTEHGGIPLPDGTVAKVKLDFDVLKNIGEVARKKYGLGGTVQHGASTLPEELFDKFPQNNCCEIHLATGFQNIMFDLAPEKFKEEVYKFIEENFKDEWKEGMTREQFLYKSRKRGMGPFKYQWWTLENKEEILDAIEKKFEFLFEKLNVFGTKEYTDKYINLIKMPYVKGSTKDVQQKAQDIKLEAGAD; this is encoded by the coding sequence ATGGCAACTATATTTGAAAACATTCAGCAACTCAATGAAAGATTAAAAGATGTTGTTTCTGTTGAAAATGGGAAAGTATCTATTTTAGATGAAAAAAAACTTAGAGAAGAAGTTATTGATGACCTTATATATACCGCTGTATTTTCTAAAGATTATGACCTTAAAGAAGAAGTTAAGTACCTAATAAGAGAGATAGCTAACGAGTTTGGTGCTATTGCAGCTTCTATACATGATTTGTATATGGCTGTTGGTAGAGGAGAGACTAAAAACTTTACTACTCCAGCTGTTAACATTAGAGGAATGACCTACGACGTTGCAAGAAGAATGTTTAAAGTTGCTTTAAAAAATGATATAGGAGCTATGATTTTTGAAATAGCCAAGTCAGAGATAGAGTACACTTATCAAAGACCTTCTGAGTATGCAACTTGTGTTTTAGCAGCTGCTATAAAAGAAGGATATAAAGGTCCTGTTTTTATACAGGGAGACCACTTCCAATTTTCCGCGAAGAAGTACTTTGAAAATCCAGAAAAAGAATTACAAGCTATTAAAGACCTTACAAAAGAAGCTATATCAGCAGGTTTCTACAACATAGATATAGACCCTTCTACTTTGGTAGATTACTCAAAAGAGTCTTTGAAAGACCAGCAGTATCATAACTATCTAAACACTGCAAAAATGACAGACTACATAAGAGAGATACAACCAGAAGGCATAAACGTATCTATTGGAGCTGAGATAGGACACATAGGCGGTAAAAACTCAACTGTAGAAGAATTTGAGGCATTTATGGAAGGATATCTTCAAACTATCACAGAACAAATAGGAATATCAAAAATATCCGTTCAAACAGGAACAGAGCATGGTGGTATACCACTTCCTGACGGAACTGTTGCAAAGGTAAAACTTGATTTTGACGTTTTAAAGAATATTGGAGAAGTGGCAAGGAAAAAGTATGGTTTAGGTGGAACAGTTCAACACGGAGCTTCTACATTACCAGAAGAGCTTTTTGACAAGTTTCCACAAAATAACTGCTGTGAGATACACCTTGCAACAGGCTTTCAAAACATAATGTTTGACCTTGCACCAGAAAAGTTTAAAGAAGAAGTTTACAAGTTTATAGAAGAAAACTTTAAAGATGAATGGAAAGAAGGAATGACAAGAGAGCAGTTTTTATACAAATCAAGAAAAAGAGGAATGGGACCATTTAAATATCAGTGGTGGACTTTAGAAAACAAAGAAGAAATCTTAGATGCTATTGAGAAAAAGTTTGAGTTTTTATTTGAAAAATTAAACGTTTTTGGAACAAAAGAGTATACAGATAAGTATATAAACCTCATTAAAATGCCTTACGTAAAAGGTTCAACAAAAGACGTTCAACAAAAAGCACAAGATATAAAGTTAGAGGCAGGAGCTGACTAA
- a CDS encoding alpha-ketoacid dehydrogenase subunit beta: MFYREALNLAMDEIMEEDSSVVILGEDVGFYGGNYRVTEGLYAKYGEKRVIDTPIAENSIVGVAIGMALGGLRPIAEIMTANFAMLAMDQIVNNMAKLRYMSGGKIVLPMVVRMPQGVVKQLASQHSQSLESLFASIPGLRVFTASDCITAYHGLKTAIKLDDPVIFLEHTLLYFEKFDLPKDSYYNPFKARVLKEGKDITIFSYLKMVHDVLKVVDKIEKTLNVSAEVIDVGSLNPLDLETLTNSVKKTKRFVVVEENPKHGGFGAHIVSSVLEECFYNLDAPPLRIAGEDVPIPYNRKLELLAIPTPEKIYSKIVEWGKQNGL, translated from the coding sequence ATGTTTTACCGTGAAGCTTTAAACTTAGCTATGGATGAAATAATGGAAGAAGATAGTTCTGTTGTTATCCTTGGAGAAGATGTAGGATTTTATGGAGGTAATTACAGGGTTACAGAAGGATTGTATGCAAAGTATGGAGAGAAAAGAGTAATAGATACACCTATAGCAGAAAACTCTATTGTAGGTGTTGCAATTGGTATGGCTCTAGGAGGTTTAAGACCTATTGCAGAGATAATGACGGCAAATTTTGCAATGCTTGCAATGGATCAGATAGTAAACAATATGGCAAAGCTCAGGTATATGAGTGGTGGAAAAATTGTTTTACCTATGGTTGTCAGAATGCCACAGGGCGTTGTAAAACAACTTGCATCTCAACACTCTCAAAGTTTAGAATCCCTATTTGCAAGTATTCCGGGGCTTAGAGTTTTTACAGCTTCTGACTGTATAACAGCTTACCACGGTCTAAAAACAGCAATTAAATTAGATGACCCAGTTATATTCTTGGAGCATACCCTTTTATACTTTGAAAAGTTTGACCTTCCTAAAGATAGTTATTACAACCCTTTTAAAGCAAGAGTTTTAAAGGAGGGTAAAGATATAACAATTTTTTCTTACTTAAAAATGGTGCATGATGTTTTGAAGGTCGTAGATAAGATAGAAAAAACGTTAAATGTATCAGCTGAGGTTATAGATGTAGGTTCTTTAAATCCCTTAGATTTAGAGACTTTAACAAATTCTGTTAAAAAAACAAAAAGATTTGTAGTGGTAGAAGAAAATCCAAAACATGGTGGATTTGGAGCCCATATAGTCAGCAGTGTTTTAGAAGAGTGTTTTTATAACTTAGACGCTCCTCCTTTAAGGATAGCAGGAGAAGATGTGCCAATACCTTACAACAGAAAGTTAGAGCTTTTAGCAATTCCAACACCTGAAAAAATATATTCAAAAATAGTAGAGTGGGGAAAACAAAATGGCTTATGA
- a CDS encoding dihydrolipoamide acetyltransferase family protein yields MAYEIVMPQLTDTMETGKIVRWLKKEGDYVEVNEPILEVESDKAIMEVHSMKSGYLTKTLFDEGSQVPVGTVIAIISESKEEMPQIQQKPEEEKKVEPAKQEIEEIKIPEQIEVETKKLPPSTASPMAKVLAKEVGIDIKSLQEEGKLPIPAHEKDIKEYIVNQKLDKDVINLLKDYQINPEDIIKLYPEKEKITTDEVLKFIIEKNIPIKRSINSLRKSLIKNLKKSIEIPVFHIFTEADFSNIPKNSGYTITTWFVKILGDCIYKYEKLRTKTDEEYYYVYPTVNISIAVDVSGELFAPVIKNVEAKTLKDIAKDLELIKQKAREGRFLKEDLEGSTFSISNLGMYNILSFDAIIPPDCAGIVAVGKVVDNIAKLTFTFDHRILNGKEAAEFINLFQEKFKDKEYLNSLM; encoded by the coding sequence ATGGCTTATGAAATAGTTATGCCACAACTAACCGATACAATGGAAACAGGAAAAATAGTCAGGTGGCTAAAAAAAGAAGGAGACTATGTAGAAGTCAACGAACCTATTTTAGAAGTAGAGTCAGACAAAGCTATAATGGAAGTCCATTCTATGAAAAGTGGTTATCTAACAAAAACACTATTTGATGAAGGTTCTCAAGTCCCTGTAGGAACAGTTATAGCGATAATTTCCGAGAGCAAGGAGGAAATGCCCCAAATACAACAAAAACCAGAAGAAGAGAAAAAAGTGGAACCTGCCAAACAAGAGATTGAAGAAATTAAGATACCAGAACAGATTGAAGTTGAAACAAAAAAACTTCCTCCTTCTACAGCATCTCCTATGGCAAAAGTTTTAGCCAAAGAAGTGGGAATAGATATAAAATCCCTACAAGAAGAAGGTAAACTGCCTATCCCGGCACATGAAAAAGATATAAAAGAGTACATAGTAAACCAAAAGTTAGACAAAGATGTAATAAACTTACTTAAAGATTATCAAATAAATCCTGAAGATATTATAAAACTCTACCCTGAAAAAGAAAAAATAACAACCGATGAAGTCTTAAAGTTTATAATAGAGAAAAACATACCTATAAAAAGAAGTATAAACTCTTTAAGAAAAAGCCTAATTAAAAACCTTAAAAAATCTATAGAAATTCCTGTATTTCATATATTTACAGAAGCAGATTTTTCAAATATTCCTAAGAATTCAGGATACACTATAACTACTTGGTTTGTAAAAATCTTAGGAGACTGTATATATAAATATGAAAAATTAAGAACAAAAACAGACGAAGAATACTACTACGTATATCCTACAGTAAATATATCCATAGCTGTTGACGTATCAGGAGAATTATTTGCACCGGTTATAAAAAATGTTGAAGCAAAAACCTTAAAAGATATAGCGAAAGATTTAGAATTAATAAAACAAAAAGCAAGAGAAGGTAGATTTTTAAAAGAAGACTTAGAAGGATCTACTTTTTCCATATCTAATTTGGGAATGTATAACATCTTATCATTCGATGCTATAATACCTCCAGACTGTGCAGGAATTGTTGCAGTAGGTAAAGTAGTAGATAACATTGCTAAGCTGACTTTTACGTTTGATCATAGAATATTAAACGGCAAAGAAGCTGCAGAATTTATAAATCTATTCCAAGAAAAATTCAAAGATAAAGAATACTTAAATTCGTTAATGTAA
- the acnB gene encoding bifunctional aconitate hydratase 2/2-methylisocitrate dehydratase: protein MGFLAEYRKHVEERAKLGIPPLPLNAKQVAAVVELLKEVPIIEEEFLMDLLVNRVSPGVDEGAYVKAAFLNDIVQGKAHSPAISPKKAVQILGTMLGGYNVKPLIDALSHKDPEVAQEAANALKNTLLVYDAFNDIVELSKTNKYAKEVLESWANAEWFLNKEPLPEKITAIVFKVPGETNTDDFSPATEASTRSDIPLHALSMLKAKMPDAIEKINELKKSGYPVAFVGDVVGTGSSRKSAANSLIWHIGRDIPHVPNKRTGGIVIGGIIAPIFFNTLEDSGALPIEADVTKLETGDVIEIYPYEGKIVKNGQVESEFKLKPNTLSDEVRAGGRIPLIIGRGLTRKAREVLGLGEDNIFIRPQQPPEKEGVGYTLAQKMVGKACGMPGVRPGMYVEPQVLTVGSQDTTGPMTRDEIIELAALGFSCDFVLQSFCHTAAYPKPADVKLHHTLPPFIISRGGVSLRPGDGIIHSWLNRMVLPDTVGTGGDSHTRFPIGISFPAGSGLVAFAAVTGTMPLVMPESVLVRFKGEIQPGITIRDLVNAIPYYAIKQGLLTVEKKGKKNVFAGRILEIEGLPYLKVEQAFEFADASAERSAAACTVRLDKEPVIEYIQSNIKLIEAMIEAGYQDARTLRRRADKMKAWLDNPTLLEPDENAEYAAVIEIDLNEIKEPIVACPNDPDDVATLLEVLADERRPKRIDEVFVGSCMTNIGHYRALGEVLRGEGQVPVRLWIVPPTKMDERQLKEEGYYAIYGQAGARLEVPGCSLCMGNQARVRDGAVVFSTSTRNFDNRMGKDAKVYLGSAELAAVCAILGRLPTVEEYMSIVPKKLAGKEDEIYKYLNFHQVGKDELIYLTV from the coding sequence ATGGGTTTTTTAGCAGAGTATAGAAAACATGTAGAAGAAAGGGCTAAGCTTGGTATACCGCCCTTACCTTTAAATGCAAAGCAAGTAGCGGCTGTAGTAGAGCTTCTTAAAGAGGTACCTATCATTGAAGAAGAGTTTTTAATGGATTTACTCGTCAACAGAGTTAGTCCGGGCGTTGATGAAGGAGCTTATGTAAAAGCTGCATTTTTAAACGATATAGTCCAAGGGAAAGCTCACTCTCCGGCCATATCTCCTAAAAAAGCAGTTCAAATATTAGGCACTATGCTTGGAGGTTATAACGTAAAACCGTTAATAGATGCACTTTCTCATAAAGACCCAGAAGTTGCTCAAGAGGCTGCAAACGCTCTTAAAAATACTCTTTTAGTTTACGATGCATTTAACGATATAGTTGAACTATCTAAAACAAACAAATACGCTAAGGAAGTTTTAGAGTCTTGGGCTAACGCAGAATGGTTCTTAAACAAAGAACCATTACCTGAAAAAATCACAGCTATTGTTTTTAAAGTTCCCGGGGAAACAAACACTGACGATTTTTCTCCAGCAACTGAAGCATCAACAAGAAGTGATATTCCTCTTCATGCACTCAGTATGCTAAAAGCAAAGATGCCAGATGCTATTGAAAAAATAAACGAGCTTAAAAAGTCTGGATATCCTGTTGCTTTTGTAGGAGACGTTGTAGGAACTGGTTCAAGTAGAAAATCTGCTGCAAACTCTTTAATATGGCACATAGGAAGGGATATACCTCATGTTCCAAACAAAAGAACAGGTGGAATTGTAATAGGTGGTATTATAGCTCCAATATTCTTCAACACTCTTGAAGATTCTGGGGCACTACCAATAGAAGCAGATGTTACAAAACTTGAGACAGGAGACGTTATAGAAATATATCCCTATGAAGGAAAAATAGTTAAAAACGGTCAGGTAGAATCAGAGTTTAAATTAAAACCAAACACTCTTTCAGATGAAGTAAGAGCCGGTGGTAGAATCCCTCTAATCATAGGAAGAGGATTAACAAGAAAAGCAAGAGAAGTTTTAGGACTTGGTGAAGATAACATATTCATAAGACCACAGCAACCACCAGAAAAAGAAGGAGTAGGATATACTTTAGCACAGAAAATGGTTGGTAAAGCCTGTGGAATGCCGGGAGTTAGACCTGGAATGTATGTTGAGCCTCAAGTATTAACAGTAGGTAGCCAGGATACAACTGGTCCAATGACAAGAGATGAGATAATAGAACTTGCAGCACTTGGATTCAGCTGTGATTTTGTTCTACAAAGTTTCTGTCATACTGCAGCATATCCAAAACCTGCAGACGTAAAACTCCATCACACCCTCCCTCCATTTATAATCAGTAGGGGTGGAGTATCTTTAAGACCTGGAGATGGAATTATACACTCTTGGTTAAACAGAATGGTTCTACCAGATACAGTAGGAACAGGTGGAGATAGCCATACAAGATTCCCAATAGGAATATCTTTCCCAGCTGGTTCTGGATTGGTAGCATTTGCAGCAGTTACGGGAACAATGCCTCTTGTTATGCCAGAATCTGTTTTAGTAAGATTTAAAGGAGAAATACAACCTGGAATTACTATAAGAGACCTTGTAAATGCAATTCCTTACTATGCTATAAAACAAGGTTTATTAACAGTTGAGAAGAAAGGTAAGAAAAATGTATTTGCAGGAAGAATTTTAGAGATTGAAGGATTGCCGTATTTAAAAGTAGAGCAAGCTTTTGAGTTTGCAGATGCATCAGCAGAAAGAAGTGCTGCAGCTTGTACAGTAAGATTAGATAAAGAACCTGTAATAGAGTATATACAATCAAACATAAAACTCATTGAAGCAATGATAGAAGCAGGATATCAGGATGCAAGAACATTAAGAAGAAGAGCAGATAAGATGAAAGCATGGCTTGACAATCCTACACTTCTTGAACCAGATGAAAATGCAGAGTACGCAGCAGTTATAGAAATAGATTTAAACGAGATTAAAGAGCCTATAGTAGCTTGTCCAAACGACCCAGATGACGTTGCTACACTATTAGAAGTTCTTGCTGACGAAAGAAGACCTAAGAGGATAGACGAGGTGTTTGTAGGAAGCTGTATGACAAACATAGGACACTACAGAGCCTTAGGAGAAGTTCTTAGAGGAGAAGGACAAGTACCTGTTAGACTCTGGATAGTCCCACCTACTAAGATGGACGAAAGACAACTAAAAGAAGAAGGTTACTACGCTATATATGGTCAAGCAGGAGCAAGATTAGAAGTCCCCGGATGTAGCTTATGTATGGGTAATCAAGCTAGAGTTAGAGATGGGGCTGTAGTATTCTCAACAAGTACTAGAAACTTTGATAACAGAATGGGTAAAGATGCTAAAGTTTATCTTGGAAGTGCAGAGCTTGCAGCTGTATGTGCAATCTTAGGAAGACTTCCAACTGTAGAAGAGTATATGAGTATAGTTCCTAAGAAGTTGGCTGGAAAAGAAGACGAGATTTACAAGTACCTAAACTTCCACCAAGTAGGAAAAGACGAGTTAATATATCTTACGGTATAA
- a CDS encoding roadblock/LC7 domain-containing protein, protein MAVKYYEILESLVRDAGAEGAVLVSVDGLAIASVLPPGADEDRVAAMGAAILSLGERVTAELNKGTLEQLYIKGSSGYVIFTGIKDVAVLGVLAPANAKLGLLLMEIQRTIKKLETELG, encoded by the coding sequence ATGGCTGTAAAGTATTATGAGATATTGGAAAGTTTAGTAAGAGATGCTGGAGCAGAAGGGGCAGTACTTGTCAGTGTTGACGGTTTAGCTATCGCATCTGTATTACCACCGGGAGCAGATGAAGATAGAGTAGCAGCAATGGGCGCTGCGATACTGTCTCTTGGAGAAAGAGTAACGGCAGAATTGAATAAAGGTACATTAGAGCAGCTTTACATAAAAGGTTCTTCTGGATATGTTATATTTACAGGTATTAAAGATGTTGCAGTTTTAGGAGTATTAGCACCAGCAAATGCAAAGTTAGGACTTTTACTTATGGAAATACAAAGAACAATCAAAAAGTTAGAAACAGAGTTAGGATAA
- a CDS encoding DUF4388 domain-containing protein, with protein sequence MAIAGDLRIFNFVDIFQVLKKDKKDGILVIEKDDSNYAVYFKEGDIIYIREVKKVFYVYLDVDFETVLKKEGISKEDIYNVLVAKLPNLFNLKEGKFSFTSGFIKYPPDIKSKIPIEKLIMYLARQLTEEEVERKISDFGLIFEKTENWDEIAKKAFLLDHEKKILHLIDGKNKVSDIIYISKVNDLIVKRTLYGFLACGIIQREKKKERKLGFDLTRTLLNKIISKIKGL encoded by the coding sequence ATGGCTATAGCTGGTGATTTAAGGATATTTAACTTTGTTGACATATTTCAAGTTTTAAAGAAAGATAAAAAAGATGGTATTCTTGTAATAGAAAAAGATGATTCAAACTACGCTGTATACTTTAAAGAAGGAGATATTATCTACATAAGGGAAGTTAAAAAAGTTTTTTACGTTTACCTTGATGTAGATTTTGAAACAGTTTTAAAAAAAGAAGGAATTTCAAAAGAAGATATCTATAACGTTTTAGTTGCCAAATTACCTAATTTGTTTAACCTAAAAGAAGGTAAATTTTCATTTACATCTGGATTTATAAAGTATCCTCCAGATATAAAGTCCAAGATTCCTATTGAAAAATTAATCATGTATCTTGCAAGACAGTTGACAGAGGAAGAAGTTGAAAGGAAAATATCTGATTTTGGTTTAATCTTTGAAAAAACAGAAAATTGGGACGAGATAGCAAAAAAAGCTTTCTTATTAGATCACGAGAAAAAAATCTTACATCTGATTGACGGGAAAAATAAAGTTTCCGATATTATTTATATTTCTAAAGTGAATGATCTAATTGTAAAAAGAACCCTTTATGGATTTTTAGCCTGCGGAATAATTCAGAGAGAGAAGAAGAAAGAAAGGAAGTTAGGTTTTGACCTAACAAGAACACTCCTTAACAAAATTATATCTAAGATAAAAGGGTTGTAA
- a CDS encoding thiamine pyrophosphate-dependent enzyme, protein MEQSLAEKFYYFMKLGRVFELRAKEEYMKGNIGGFLHLAIGEEAVHVGATIAFDKGDIFVHYRDHVYALAKGINPKYLMAELFGKKTGISKGKGGSMHFYEPSLNFYGGNAIVGAHIPHSVGMAYARKYKGENTGVLVAFGDGATNAGNFYESLNLASLWKLPILFLCENNYYAIGTRIDKASAITDLYLKAKPYMLSKQIDGMDVFEVYKAVREAKEYIQEESKPYFIEAITYRYEPHSMSDAGNYRSARELEIAKSKDPIEKLKNSGLLSESYIKYIDNLVEKEIEEVVEFAKNSPEPENIELYTDVLCEVCKNVLP, encoded by the coding sequence ATGGAACAATCATTAGCAGAAAAATTTTATTATTTTATGAAACTTGGAAGAGTTTTCGAACTAAGAGCAAAAGAAGAGTATATGAAAGGAAACATTGGGGGTTTTTTACATTTAGCTATTGGAGAAGAGGCGGTTCATGTAGGAGCTACTATAGCATTTGACAAAGGAGATATTTTTGTCCATTACAGAGACCACGTTTATGCACTGGCAAAAGGGATAAACCCAAAGTACTTAATGGCAGAATTATTTGGAAAGAAGACTGGGATATCTAAAGGAAAAGGTGGATCTATGCATTTTTACGAACCTTCACTAAACTTTTATGGAGGAAATGCAATAGTAGGAGCACACATTCCCCACAGCGTAGGTATGGCGTACGCAAGAAAGTATAAAGGAGAAAACACGGGTGTTTTAGTAGCTTTTGGAGATGGTGCAACAAATGCAGGAAATTTTTATGAATCTTTAAACTTAGCTTCACTGTGGAAATTACCGATTTTATTTTTATGTGAAAACAATTACTATGCCATTGGAACACGGATAGATAAAGCTTCAGCAATAACAGACCTTTATCTAAAAGCAAAACCTTATATGCTTTCAAAACAAATTGACGGAATGGATGTGTTTGAAGTATACAAAGCAGTTAGAGAAGCAAAAGAGTACATTCAAGAAGAATCTAAACCATACTTTATAGAAGCAATTACTTACAGATACGAACCTCACTCTATGAGTGATGCCGGAAACTACAGGTCTGCAAGAGAACTGGAAATAGCAAAAAGTAAAGACCCTATTGAAAAATTAAAAAATTCTGGATTGTTATCAGAAAGTTATATTAAATACATAGATAACCTTGTAGAAAAAGAGATAGAAGAAGTTGTTGAGTTTGCTAAAAACTCTCCTGAACCTGAAAATATAGAGCTTTATACAGACGTACTCTGTGAGGTATGTAAAAATGTTTTACCGTGA
- a CDS encoding HAMP domain-containing protein has protein sequence MEKASISQKIFIIVLSGSFVGSLFVGGLVYFMLASSNVQGALSKSILAVIISQIMFLIPVFGIKKIIDDKIVSKLKTVANGMHEVSMGNLDYQIHIEKTGDELEELAESFDRMRMSIKAIMEKLEKGEL, from the coding sequence ATGGAAAAAGCGTCCATATCTCAAAAAATTTTTATAATAGTACTTAGTGGATCATTTGTTGGATCTTTATTTGTAGGGGGGTTAGTTTATTTTATGCTGGCTTCATCAAATGTTCAGGGTGCTTTATCAAAATCAATTTTAGCGGTAATTATCTCTCAAATAATGTTTCTTATTCCAGTGTTTGGAATTAAAAAGATTATAGACGATAAAATAGTTAGTAAATTAAAAACAGTCGCTAATGGTATGCATGAAGTAAGTATGGGAAACTTAGATTATCAAATACATATAGAAAAAACAGGAGACGAGTTAGAAGAGTTAGCTGAATCTTTTGACAGAATGAGAATGAGCATTAAAGCAATAATGGAAAAGTTAGAAAAAGGTGAGCTTTAA
- the ndk gene encoding nucleoside-diphosphate kinase — protein sequence MERTLVLAKPDAVRKNVVGKIISRFEEEGFKLVALKKLKLTKEQAGKFYIVHKDRPFYDELCEFMSSGPIVAMVWEGENVIARVRQIMGATDPSKAEEGTLRKLYGTNVGENAVHGSDSPESAAYEIPFFFSGLEIVE from the coding sequence ATGGAAAGGACTTTAGTGTTGGCAAAACCAGATGCAGTAAGAAAAAATGTAGTAGGAAAAATTATCTCAAGGTTTGAAGAAGAAGGATTTAAGTTAGTTGCTTTAAAAAAGTTAAAACTTACGAAAGAGCAAGCGGGAAAATTTTACATAGTACACAAAGATAGACCTTTTTATGATGAGCTTTGTGAGTTTATGTCTTCTGGACCAATAGTTGCTATGGTATGGGAAGGAGAAAACGTAATAGCAAGAGTAAGACAGATTATGGGAGCTACAGACCCATCAAAAGCAGAAGAAGGCACACTAAGAAAACTCTACGGAACAAACGTAGGAGAGAATGCAGTTCATGGTTCAGACTCGCCTGAATCAGCAGCTTACGAGATACCATTTTTCTTTAGTGGATTAGAAATTGTTGAATAA
- a CDS encoding DUF4149 domain-containing protein, producing the protein MNKYITFAIVLLISILIGSNVFLSFVVAPVLFSNFDKITAGSIMQLIFPYYFKINWILGVVIYTIIGVLSFKDKEIVKTLKWFLVSVGAIVILNMAQDRSLLPMAKSIQREYVQALEEKQKEKAETLHSQFSNVHTVSSVINVTTMILEIFLLYNFLSFLKINRKEL; encoded by the coding sequence TTGAATAAATATATTACTTTTGCGATTGTCTTATTAATAAGTATCTTAATAGGGAGCAATGTATTTCTATCCTTTGTAGTTGCTCCCGTTCTTTTCTCAAACTTTGACAAAATTACCGCTGGAAGTATTATGCAACTTATATTTCCATACTATTTTAAAATCAATTGGATTTTAGGAGTAGTTATATATACAATCATAGGAGTATTATCTTTTAAAGATAAAGAAATTGTAAAAACCTTAAAATGGTTTTTAGTAAGTGTTGGTGCCATAGTTATATTAAATATGGCTCAAGATAGAAGCCTGCTTCCTATGGCAAAATCTATACAAAGAGAGTACGTTCAAGCATTAGAAGAAAAACAAAAAGAAAAAGCTGAAACACTACACTCCCAATTTTCTAACGTACACACTGTCTCATCAGTTATAAATGTAACAACAATGATTTTGGAGATATTTTTGTTATATAATTTTTTAAGTTTTTTAAAAATTAACCGAAAAGAATTATAA